Part of the Virgibacillus necropolis genome, TTGCGTTTCATCATTTATCACTTCCTCCCCTGATTTTCCGTTATTCCTATAGATATTAGTAGAATTCACTTTAATCAAAATGGATTCTATCAGCAGAGTTAAACTTAGATTTTATAAAGTTAATATTTTTTCGTACCTTCATTTATTCTCGATCTAAAGAAATAAATTATTATACCAGGTCATCACCATATGTGTCATTCTAATTTTATTTATTTATGTACTGATAAATATACTGTACATCATTTCCAACACCTTGTAATAATGCTGAACCACGCCTTGATTGCCAGGGTAATCCTAAAAAGTACAGCCCTTCTATATTGGTAATTCCTCTGTTTTGAATTGGCTTTCCTTTAGTATCTAGTACACCTTTGATAGTTATCCAAGAATAGTCAGAGTTGAATCCAGTAGCCCATATTATGTTATGTACCTGAAGAAGCGTTTTGTCCTTGAATTTAATTTTGTCTTCCAGCCCATCAACAGATCTTTTCTTAATGATGACATCACCATTTCGAACAGCATTTTTTAATTCAAAACCAAAGATTGGATCGCCTTTTTTTTGAATCAATTTTCCAATGAGTGAATCATTAGTCCATTAGTCGCTTTTAAGATTCCGACTTTCTCAAACCACCAAAAAATGCTTTTATTTCTAATTGTCATTGGTAAATAAGTTAAACGTTGGCTTGTAGATAGATACGTCGTCTTTTCTTTCGATAATTCTATAGCTATTTGTGCTCCACTATTTCCGCCACCTACTACTAACACATTTCCTTTCTTTAGCTGTGATGAATTTCGATATTCCGATGAATGTAATTGAACTACATCCTTTGATAGAGTTTTCGCGAATGAAGGAATTCTTGGTTTTTGAAATGGTCCAGTGGCTAATACCACATTTTGAGCACTATGTTCCCGATGACTGGTTGAAATTATAAATAATTTATTCTCTTTTTTAAGACTGGTTATTCTACAGTTATGGTTAATCGGAAGTTTAAAATGTTCTGCGTATTCTTTAAGATAATTGGTTATTTCATCTTTTGTAGGAAATCCTTGTGGATCGTCTATTAGTGGTAATCCTGGTAAAGAACTGTACTTTCTTGGTGTAAACAAAACTAAAGAATCATACCGTTTTTCCCATGATTCCCCTACTTCTGTATTCTCATCCAATATGAGAAAAGAATGATTTAATTGTCTTAAGTAATATCCCATTGCCAAGCCGGCTTGCCCAGCACCAATAATTATAGTTTGATACATTTACATTTACACCTCCATTCAATGGAATGTGCAATAGCTACTTTTTGCATTCCTTTCTTATTAGTTAAGTCTACTGACATTCCTGTTATGTAAAATAGAAACGCGGGGTATATAGGTAATGCGCATGGGGATAGAAAAGATAATAACCCTGCAGCAAAAGCATATAATATAGTTACATTTTGCATAGGAATGTCCTCCCTTCACACTTATGGTTTAATTAATTCCATGCATTCCATAACACTTTGTTGTGTCATACTTCCAGTAATAATTTTAAGTACCTTTCCATTCTTATCGATTAAATATGTGGTTGGGATAGGACCAATTCCACTTGAAGCGTTTCTAACGAAAAGTTAGGCGCATAATCACCAACGGTAACTGGAGAAGTGTTCTTAATTTGAGTCGAATAAATGGTATAAGCAATAGCCTATATCACTATCAGTATTAATAAACTTCTGAAGTATTTTCTTTTTTTCGCTTCTTTACTCTTATTAATCTATATATTGTTCACAGCAAGCTACATCATTTTGAACATCTTCAAGCACTACATCGAACATTGTTAATAGATCATGAACTAACTGATTTCTCACTCGATAATATACAAACTTTCCATCTTGTCTCCCTACAATAAGTCCACAACCTTTCAAACAGGCTAAATGCTGTGAAATGTTTGATTGATTACCTTGGAGATCATTGACAATTTGTGAAACTGTTTTTTCTTTTTCTTTAATACAATCCAATATTTGAATGCGTGTTTTATGTGAAAACCCATGCAAAAACTTTATTTTTGTGTCTAAATCGATTTCTACCATATGTACCCTCCTGTTATATTAGACTTTACTAATAGGTATTGCTATTATCACATTAGCAATACCTAATATGTATGTCAATCTTATACTATTGAACATTCTTTGAACAATGTACGATTAAACCTAGTCCAATTAATTTTGATGGTAAAATTGTAATATCATAATATGAGAGGTGCTTTGATGAAACAAAATAATTCACCATTTAAAATCGCTGTAATTGTAACGTTAGTAATTGTTGCACTAGTCGCTGCTTTGGTTGTTATTAACGGTGATAATTCAGTAAGCGATAAAGATACGACGAACAAACAACCATCAATCGATGGTCAACCAACTTTAGGAGATCCTAATGCACCAGTGACAGTTGTTGAATTTGGTGATTTTAAATGCCCTGCTTGTAAAGTTTGGGGAACAAATATCTTTCCACAATTAGTCAGTGATTACGTTGAAACTGGTAAGGTGAAGTTCTCATTCATTAATGTGCTATTTCACGGTGAAGAGTCAAAACTAGCTTCATTAGCAGCTGAATCGGTTTATAATCAAAATCCCGATGCATACTGGGAATTTCATAAGGCGCTTTTCAAGGCACAGCCTAGTGAAAACCATGACAGTAAATGGGTTACAACAGAAAAAATCCTCGAAGTAGCGAGCGAAATACCTACTATTGATACCAGTAAACTAAAATCAGCTATTGAAAACCAGGATGCAATTGATGAAGTGAATAAGGATGCAAAAATGGTAACTGATTTCGGTGTTCAACTTACACCAACGATTGTGGTAAATGGAACCGTGATAGAAGATCCATTTGACTACGAGGCAATTAAACAAGCCATAGAAAAAGAATTAAAGGGTAAATAGTATATGAATAAAACAGTTAGTAAACAGCTTTTCTTATATTTTGCTTGGTTGATTTCCATTGTTGCTACACTTGGAAGTTTATATTTTAGTGAAATTAGAGACTTTGTTCCGTGTGAACTTTGTTGGTACCAACGTATAGTCATGTATCCTTTTGTACTATTTCTTGGAATAGCTACATTTCGAAATGATTTGTCTGTTAAAAAATATGTATTACCTATGAGTATTATTGGTGCTTCTATATCACTATTTCATTATTTAGAGCAGAAGGTGCCAGGTTTTGCTGATATAAAACCATGTGCGAATGGTGTTCCATGCAGTGCGGAATATATCAACTGGCTTGGATTTATTACAATCCCTTTTCTTGCACTAATTGCATTTATATTAATTGCTATCTTCTTGATTTTAATAAACTCACGTGATTAATTAGAAAAAGATGTGCTGCTCATAATTGAGTGGCACATCTTTTTATTTCCAAAAACTTACTGAACACCAATCATTATTCCTGCATACAGAGAAACAACCATTAACAAAGAGGCTAAGGTTGAGACAAAGACAGATTTCCTTGCAATTGCTGCGAAAAGTGTTATAGCTAAAAATACAATTCCTAACCCAAATAGAACAAAACTTTCAAAGCCAAACGTCATCGTTACATTAAAAATAGCTAGACTCTGTGCCTCCTGATAAGCACTGAGTATTTCCCCGTCATAAAGGGCTTTAAAAAGTGGAGAAGCTCCCTCTGCTTTTAAGAGGCTATAAATTTGATGTGGTGGCCAGGATTGTCCCATAAATGCCGTCAATCCAAAGACGATTAATGCGTACATACTTTCCAACCGTGCCCATTTGAGTGGATTATATGACTCTATGTCATATTTTCTCCAAAAAAGCACTCCATTGATAAATGCAAATAGAACTAATGAAATGATAAAAATGTGTTTTAACAGTAATGCTTGTCCGTAATTAACAAGTAGACTATTTTGATAGTCTTGAACAATAGATGAGCTTGGATCATCATTTGAATTAATATCAATTCCCATAGTGAAATACCCAGCCACAATCGTAATTATTAGACACGTCAATGCAACAGGAGTAAACCATTTAATAAATGCTAGCCAATTGGTCTTATTCTTCCCAAACCAACTAACGACAAATAGAATACCAATCCAAACGACGACAGATAGAAAATGAAGCGTATGAAAAACAAATCCTTTCCACTCGGTAATGGTTGCTGCGTGACTGGATTGTGTATATCCAAGTAGTATTGATAAGGCGAGAACTAGTGCCCAAACGATTAAGTGCTTTTTCTTTGTACTATTTTTATTAAGTAAAACAATCATTAAAATGACGGACACAAACGTAATAAACAACCACGATTTCCCAATTTCAAATGTGAAAATAACATTTTTCAAAATAAGCCATAGCTCTAAATTTTCACCAGATAATATGTTAGCCATTTTAAGCACTGGTAAAAAGGTTGCAATGGGTATTAGACCCACAACTAGATACAGGATTTTTTTAGGTATAGCTACGGGTGGTTTTTTCTCTTCAGGAACTAGTAATAAAATCAAAGATCCTATAAGAATGGCAAAGCAAATATATAAGATAAATTCTGCTAGTGTGACTAAAAGCATCCTAATCCCCCCTACTTCTTACGTTTACCGAAGAACAACCAAGCTAGTATTGCTAATGTTGCTACTACTAGAACAATAATTAATACATTGGTAAATGATTCTTCATCTGTACTGCTTGTTTGCTCAGATGGATTTAGTGTTGCATCCTTTTCATTTTCATTGGTCTTGCTTTCGCCTTCATTTTTGTCATCGCTATTTATCTTTTCTTCTTGACTTGTATTATCATTAGGTTGAGTTGTATTCGATTCTATCACGGTAAAGGAATATTTGCCTTCGATGGGATGACCATCAGCACCAACAATATTCCAGTTCACCTTATAAGTACCCGGGTCAAGTGCATTTTGATAAGTAGCTTTTAGCACGTTATCGGAAACCTCAATGGATGCTGGTTCCAGTTTATTTCCTTCCTCATTTATCAGATAGAGTGTACTTAAGTTTTCAATCTTTGTACTAAAAGTTAATTCTATACTTTTTATGTTTTCTTCTACGTTTGCTCCTGCACTAGGTTTTGCACTCTCTAGTCCCGAATGCGCATTTGCAATGTTTGGAATGAATAGAGACAGTAATAATGTAACGAATAGTAGTAAGGACATTCTAACCTTAATCATAAAACCTTCCCTTCTTTTTTAAATCAATCTTAACAGCAAGCTGGTATTAAGGTGTAAATTATATGCAACTGTAGAAAATTCGTCATATATATTTCTTAGTAAATTACTACAATAACAACACTTTTGTGTTATTAGTCATTTCTTATTAAATCTCTCAATTTCATTAAATTTCTGCGCGTATAAATTGTCCATTTGAGCCACTTCTCATGAGTTTCTATTTTAACTCTGAAACAATCACATGCTTCCTTGAGTGATTGACTACGTTCATAATTTGATAAGAAGTTTTGTTTGCGTTTTTGCAAAGCAACCGCTGGATGCACATCATTTCTATCGATTAACATTTCTAAATCTAATTTTTCTTCATTAAATGTATTATATTTGCGTTAAAAAACAGTATATTTTTTATAACTTACGTAGCCATCCCCATCAAAATATCCCCTAATAAAGTGGCTCAAATATTGTTCTGGTACATTTGGAAATGTAGTTTTGTGCAAAACTGATCAATTGTGCGTAACCATCTACCATACCATCAGCTAAGAAAAAACCTAAAATATAGGCCATATTATTAGACTGAGTTTTAAAATAATTTTCATTTACAGTATATTTTCGCTTCCAACTACCGAAAGGAAAAAGGTCTTTTCTCTATATTTTTATCTTTAAGAAATTTACGTAATTACGTCTTATCTATTTTTTGATCAAGCTTTTCAATAAGTTCTACTTCTTTCTGTCTATCAATGTTGCGATAGTGGTGTGAATCACCAGGTTGTTTGTCCTTTTCATCTGCTAAGTGCACAACCTTTTGTAAAGATTTTAATTCAAAATTACCATCTGGAATAGCAGATTCTGTATGAAATAAAATAGCATGTGAAATTTCCTTTGCAGCTTGTTTATCTTCACCTAGACGAACGAGTAATTTATGTGCGCGTTCAGCCCCTTTAATTGGATGAATATCGAAATCACGATATAACTGATAATCCCATTTACCATCCCTATACCATTCATAATGGCCAATATCGTGTAAAAATCCAGCTTTTGCTGCCCGATCGGGATTAACGTTGAATTCTTCAGCCAGGTGAAATGCATGATAGGACACTGATATTGCATGTCCCATGCCTGAACGCCTAACATATTTTTGCGTAATGGGATGCTCATAAATATCTTTTAATGTAACCTCTCTCATCAAGAAGCCTCCTTGGAAATAAGTTTCTTATTATTTTATCGTTTAAAAAGTTACCTTCATCATTTTAATGAAGGTAACTACTTTAAGAATTCGTCTCTATTATTTTCTAGACGGTAATGCAATGCCACTGCCCTCTTTTGCCACCGACAGAACTGCTGTTGCAAGAGCTAGGATAATAAACATTCCACCAACAGTCGCATTTTGTTCAACGGTTGCCTGTTCAATCACAACCCCACCAATTAGCGATCCAAAGGCAATACCAAAATGAAGAGCAGAATTGTTTAGGCTTTGCTGGATATCGGAAGTCTCTGGAGATGATTCAATGAGAAAGCTCTGCATAGCCGGTGTAATCGCCCAGCTTAGCATGCTCCATACCATCATTACGAATAAAAATAGTGGAAGGGCGAAAGTCGTATATGGAATCGTAAAAATAGATATTCCAAAAGCAACAATAACTGCTAAAATAGTAGGTTTTGTTCCAAATCGATCTGCAAGCAAACCACCAATACCGCCGCCAGCAACTGCAGCAACCCCGAAAATCAAATATACAGCACTTACCCATGTTCCGTTTAGCCCGAGCGCTATTTTTAAAAATGGTGTCAGGTACGCGTATAACGTTAAATGACCTGCCAAAAAAAGAAATGTAGTCAATTGAGCGAATAATATTCTACGGTTTTTCAAGGTACGTAACTGTTGCACGATTGGAATCGAAGGCTTAGGATCAATTTTTTCCATAAAGAAATGAACGCATGCCATAGACAGTAAGGTTAAAACAGTGATCAGAATAAAAGGTGTTCGCCACCCAAATGAATTTCCTAGAATCAATCCAATTGGTACGCCCAATACTAGAGAGGCGCTGATTCCCATAAAGACTACTCCAATTGCCCGAGCACGGTATTTTTCAGTTACAATGTTTGACGCAATCGTTACACATAATACGACCAGCAAAGAACCACTAGCGGCTGATATAATCCGCGCAATTAATAACATACTGTAGGTTTGACTAAATACAGCCAAAACATTCCCAAAAAAGAATACTACTAAAGCAAGTATAGTTAAACGTTTCCTTTCTATCTTTGATGTTAACGACAAAAGAACAGGAGCCGCGATTGCAAACACAAGTGAATAAATGGTAATAAGAAACCCTGCTTGCCCAAGACTCACCCCAAAGTCTGTCGCAACTAAATCTAGAATGCCACCTATAATTAGTTCAACCATCCCTACAATAAAAGAGA contains:
- a CDS encoding cytochrome c biogenesis CcdA family protein; amino-acid sequence: MQNVTILYAFAAGLLSFLSPCALPIYPAFLFYITGMSVDLTNKKGMQKVAIAHSIEWRCKCKCIKL
- a CDS encoding ArsR/SmtB family transcription factor, yielding MVEIDLDTKIKFLHGFSHKTRIQILDCIKEKEKTVSQIVNDLQGNQSNISQHLACLKGCGLIVGRQDGKFVYYRVRNQLVHDLLTMFDVVLEDVQNDVACCEQYID
- a CDS encoding DsbA family protein yields the protein MMKQNNSPFKIAVIVTLVIVALVAALVVINGDNSVSDKDTTNKQPSIDGQPTLGDPNAPVTVVEFGDFKCPACKVWGTNIFPQLVSDYVETGKVKFSFINVLFHGEESKLASLAAESVYNQNPDAYWEFHKALFKAQPSENHDSKWVTTEKILEVASEIPTIDTSKLKSAIENQDAIDEVNKDAKMVTDFGVQLTPTIVVNGTVIEDPFDYEAIKQAIEKELKGK
- a CDS encoding disulfide oxidoreductase; this encodes MNKTVSKQLFLYFAWLISIVATLGSLYFSEIRDFVPCELCWYQRIVMYPFVLFLGIATFRNDLSVKKYVLPMSIIGASISLFHYLEQKVPGFADIKPCANGVPCSAEYINWLGFITIPFLALIAFILIAIFLILINSRD
- a CDS encoding copper resistance D family protein, translating into MLLVTLAEFILYICFAILIGSLILLLVPEEKKPPVAIPKKILYLVVGLIPIATFLPVLKMANILSGENLELWLILKNVIFTFEIGKSWLFITFVSVILMIVLLNKNSTKKKHLIVWALVLALSILLGYTQSSHAATITEWKGFVFHTLHFLSVVVWIGILFVVSWFGKNKTNWLAFIKWFTPVALTCLIITIVAGYFTMGIDINSNDDPSSSIVQDYQNSLLVNYGQALLLKHIFIISLVLFAFINGVLFWRKYDIESYNPLKWARLESMYALIVFGLTAFMGQSWPPHQIYSLLKAEGASPLFKALYDGEILSAYQEAQSLAIFNVTMTFGFESFVLFGLGIVFLAITLFAAIARKSVFVSTLASLLMVVSLYAGIMIGVQ
- a CDS encoding copper resistance CopC family protein — protein: MIKVRMSLLLFVTLLLSLFIPNIANAHSGLESAKPSAGANVEENIKSIELTFSTKIENLSTLYLINEEGNKLEPASIEVSDNVLKATYQNALDPGTYKVNWNIVGADGHPIEGKYSFTVIESNTTQPNDNTSQEEKINSDDKNEGESKTNENEKDATLNPSEQTSSTDEESFTNVLIIVLVVATLAILAWLFFGKRKK
- a CDS encoding HD domain-containing protein, which encodes MREVTLKDIYEHPITQKYVRRSGMGHAISVSYHAFHLAEEFNVNPDRAAKAGFLHDIGHYEWYRDGKWDYQLYRDFDIHPIKGAERAHKLLVRLGEDKQAAKEISHAILFHTESAIPDGNFELKSLQKVVHLADEKDKQPGDSHHYRNIDRQKEVELIEKLDQKIDKT
- a CDS encoding MFS transporter, which codes for MDKRVYLLTIVSFIVGMVELIIGGILDLVATDFGVSLGQAGFLITIYSLVFAIAAPVLLSLTSKIERKRLTILALVVFFFGNVLAVFSQTYSMLLIARIISAASGSLLVVLCVTIASNIVTEKYRARAIGVVFMGISASLVLGVPIGLILGNSFGWRTPFILITVLTLLSMACVHFFMEKIDPKPSIPIVQQLRTLKNRRILFAQLTTFLFLAGHLTLYAYLTPFLKIALGLNGTWVSAVYLIFGVAAVAGGGIGGLLADRFGTKPTILAVIVAFGISIFTIPYTTFALPLFLFVMMVWSMLSWAITPAMQSFLIESSPETSDIQQSLNNSALHFGIAFGSLIGGVVIEQATVEQNATVGGMFIILALATAVLSVAKEGSGIALPSRK